The Kiloniellales bacterium genome window below encodes:
- a CDS encoding NAD(P)/FAD-dependent oxidoreductase, which translates to MTLSPAQQPPSEGAEPTAAVEDRSERCLVVGAGPAGLAQARAFKRAGIAFDLIERHRDLGGIWDIDNPGTPMYRSARFISSKRRSAFLGFPMPAAYPDYPGHGQILPYLKHFAEAEGLADDIAFETRAEWIEPRDDGLWSVRLNRGPPRLYRGVVCANGMTWRPQAPEIPGRFEGELHHAVSYRDPAAFRGRRVLVIGGGNTGCDIACDLTRQAAATRLSLRRGYHVVPRHILGLPADVFGAALPGLPLRLQQGSSQGLLRLLQGKRRGWPAPDHRLYESHPIINSEILDLVERGAIRVKPDVEAFEGREVRFADGSCAAFDAVLLATGYKMAIPFMDPVHFAWEQDRIAGFLTAFNARHRALFTLGFLAINAGVFGDFDRLAHLIACHLRDQEENPLRAEAFRRIVATETPDLTGGLALVPSPRHAVYAHHPAFRAYLEKLRRRMGWPPFPG; encoded by the coding sequence ATGACCCTCAGTCCCGCACAGCAACCGCCCAGCGAGGGCGCCGAGCCCACGGCCGCCGTCGAGGACCGCTCCGAGCGCTGTCTCGTCGTCGGCGCCGGTCCGGCGGGCCTCGCCCAGGCCCGCGCCTTCAAGCGCGCCGGCATCGCCTTCGACCTGATCGAGCGGCACCGGGACCTGGGCGGTATCTGGGACATCGACAATCCCGGGACGCCGATGTACCGCTCGGCCCGCTTCATCTCCTCCAAGCGGCGCTCGGCCTTCCTCGGCTTTCCCATGCCGGCCGCCTACCCGGACTACCCCGGCCACGGCCAGATCCTGCCCTACCTCAAGCACTTCGCCGAGGCCGAGGGCCTCGCGGACGACATCGCCTTCGAGACCCGGGCCGAATGGATCGAGCCCCGGGACGACGGGCTCTGGTCGGTCCGCTTGAACCGGGGGCCGCCCCGGCTCTACCGGGGCGTGGTCTGCGCCAACGGCATGACCTGGCGCCCGCAGGCGCCGGAGATTCCCGGCCGCTTCGAGGGCGAGCTGCACCACGCGGTGAGCTACCGCGACCCGGCGGCCTTCCGAGGCCGCCGCGTGCTGGTGATCGGTGGCGGCAACACCGGCTGCGACATCGCCTGCGACCTGACCCGGCAAGCGGCCGCGACGCGCCTGAGCCTGCGCCGGGGCTATCACGTCGTCCCCCGGCATATCCTGGGACTGCCCGCGGACGTCTTCGGCGCCGCCCTGCCCGGCCTGCCGCTGCGCCTGCAGCAGGGCAGCTCCCAGGGCCTGCTGCGGCTGCTGCAGGGCAAGCGCCGGGGCTGGCCCGCGCCGGACCACCGGCTCTACGAATCCCATCCGATCATCAACTCCGAGATCCTGGACCTTGTCGAGCGCGGCGCGATCCGCGTGAAGCCGGACGTCGAGGCCTTCGAGGGCCGCGAGGTCCGCTTCGCCGACGGCAGCTGCGCGGCCTTCGATGCCGTGCTCCTGGCGACCGGCTACAAGATGGCGATACCCTTCATGGACCCAGTGCACTTCGCCTGGGAACAGGATCGGATCGCCGGCTTCCTGACCGCCTTCAACGCGCGCCACCGCGCGCTCTTCACCCTTGGCTTCCTGGCGATCAACGCCGGCGTCTTCGGCGACTTCGACCGCCTGGCGCACCTGATCGCCTGCCACCTCCGGGACCAAGAGGAGAATCCCCTGCGGGCCGAAGCCTTTCGGCGAATCGTCGCGACCGAGACGCCCGATTTGACCGGCGGCCTCGCCCTGGTGCCCTCGCCCCGCCATGCGGTCTACGCCCACCACCCGGCCTTCCGCGCCTATCTCGAGAAGCTCCGCCGCCGCATGGGCTGGCCGCCCTTTCCGGGCTAG